The segment TATTATAACAGCCACACCTTCATTTGCAATATGAAGTGGATCATATCCAAAAAACTCACAGTAATACTTTACTCTATCTTCGATGGGGATAGTAGATTCTTCAATCTCAAAACCGAACTCACCCATTGATACAATTTCATTTAACACAGCAGCAACTCCACCCCTTGTGGCATCTCTTGCAAAATGAATATATTTATAATCAAGATTTTTTATCACTTCGTAGAGCAAACAACAATCGCTTTCTATCACAGCATCAATCCCTTCACGAACTAACATCATAGATATGCCATGCCTACCTATATCTGATGTAATTATAACTCTATCCCCAACCTTTATATTTTTATAATCGTTCAAACTTCTTATTACTTTACCAATTCCTGCACTATTTATAAAAATCTGTGGTTTACCCATTCTCGGGATAACCTTAGTATCACCACAAACTATTTTGACACCTATCTCTTCAGAGGTCTGTTTGATGGATGATACGATTTTTTCGAGATCTTCCATCTTGTACCCTTCTGAAATTATAAATGAAAGTGATAAATACAAAGGAACAGCTCCACTAACAGCCAGATCGTTACATGTTCCGCATACAGAAAGCTTTCCGATATCACCATCAGGGAAAAATTCAGGCTCCACCACAAATGAATCGGTAGTAAAAGCAATTTCTCCATCAATAGTCATGTATGAAGAATCACCAAGATTATTCAATATAGGATTTCCAAGTTCTTTGAGAATTAAACTATTCAGAAATTTCTGAAATCCCCTGCCACCGCCCCCAACAGATAATGTTACTATATCATCCATCAACACCTCCATATAGATAATAGGCAGCGCATGTACCTTCACTGGAAACCATACAGGGACCATATGGATTTTCATAGGTACAATAGGTACCAAATAATGTACAATCCATCGGTTTTATATAACCCTTCAAAACCTCCCCACATTTACACCCAACTCTTTCATTGTGACTGTATGGTTTAAGGTTATATTTTAACATTGCATCAAAATCTTCATACTCTGCTCTAATTTTTAAACCAGAATTTTTTATCAATCCTATACCCCTCCATACAGCATCCGATGATTCAAATACCTCATTTATTAATTCATAAGCTTTAATATTTTTTCTACCTGAAACAACCCTTTTATAACAATTCCCCACGTAAAAAATGTTTGTATTAACCTGTTTTATTATTTCCATAACCCCTTCAAGTATCTCCACAGGCTCAAATCCAGTAATCACCGCAGCCCTATTCTTACGAATTATGCCATAGTACAGCTCATCACCGGTAACAGTACTTACATGCCCTGGGGCAATAAATCCATTGATAGCAAGATTTTCATCTTCTAACAATAAATTTAAAATCTCAGGCATTGTTTTATTAAATAAAAGTACACTTATATTTTTTATACCTTTTTTTGCCGATTCTTTTATGAGAAATGCGGTTTGAGGGGTGGTGGTTTCGAATCCAATACTTACAAAAACAAAATCTTCTTCAGGTTTTTCATCAGCAATTTTCATTAACTCCACAACCGAATTTATTATTAAAATCTTTTTACCTTTACCTCTCAAATATAGAAGATTCTCCCCATTAGTACCAGGAACTCGCATCAAATCCCCATAAACTGCTACTGTTACATCTTCTTTATCCAAAAGATCAAAAATAAGATCTATCTCCCCCTGTGAAGTCACACATACAGGACAACCTGGTCCGGAAATTAATCTTATATTTTTAGGTAAAATCCCCCTTAACCCCCATCTGGAGATGGCAACAGTATGTGTACCACAAATCTCCATTATAGAATAATTTTTATCTGGTTTAGCACTTTCTTCTATTTTTTTAAGAAGCAACGTTACAGTCTGTTTATCACGAAACCTGTTCATCAAGTTCATTCGCATACTCCAGTAGAACTTTTAATGTCTCTTCAGCTTCTTTCTCATCCATTTTGGCTATCGCAAAACCGACATGCACCATTACATAATCCCCCACGTTAACATCATCTGGTAACATAGCAAGACTAACTTCTCTTTTAGTTCCAGCGATATCAACAATAGCCATAGCTTCATCCATTTCAATAATTTTACCTGGAAAACCAAGGCACATATGTTCCTCCGATATTAATAAGCAGCATAGTTTAAAATATAGAATTATATAATCATAAAAAAGATTTAAAGTAAAGTTTTAAAATTAAAAAGGGGGCTTAGCCCCCTTATATATCTTATTATTTATGACAGGTGGTACAACTTGTACCATTTTTTACCTTGTTTTCCTTATGACAGGGAAAACAGAGTTCATTATGAAAGCTGTTGTTTGTCCCATCCAATTTTGTAATCTTAACCTTCAATGTACCCTCTTCAGGTTTTTCATGGCATTTAGTGCACTCAAACATTTCAGCATGTTTCTTATGTGCAAAAACAACAGGTTTCTTAGTTGAGTTTATCTTGTGTTGCTCAGCCAAATTTATTGTTTCTGGGGCAATGTCCATAAGCTCTTTAGGATTATTAGCCTTAAATACCTTAGCAGGCTCCTCTTTAGCTACAACTTCAGATTTTGCAGCAACCTTTTTAGCATCGGTTTTCTCAACTTTAGGCTCTTCTTTATAGTTTTTTATCTTATCCACAAGTTGATTCGCTGCATCAAATATATTGTTGAAATAATCTGGATTATGAATTCCTTTTGAACCATCCTTCTCAAGAACTTTAACCATTAGATTTAATTGATTAAACAATGC is part of the Calditerrivibrio nitroreducens DSM 19672 genome and harbors:
- the hypE gene encoding hydrogenase expression/formation protein HypE; translated protein: MDDIVTLSVGGGGRGFQKFLNSLILKELGNPILNNLGDSSYMTIDGEIAFTTDSFVVEPEFFPDGDIGKLSVCGTCNDLAVSGAVPLYLSLSFIISEGYKMEDLEKIVSSIKQTSEEIGVKIVCGDTKVIPRMGKPQIFINSAGIGKVIRSLNDYKNIKVGDRVIITSDIGRHGISMMLVREGIDAVIESDCCLLYEVIKNLDYKYIHFARDATRGGVAAVLNEIVSMGEFGFEIEESTIPIEDRVKYYCEFFGYDPLHIANEGVAVIILDKDYADDALSLIRETKYGKKAAIVGEVVEKKRVILNTSIGGKRYVEMPLGEILPRIC
- the hypD gene encoding hydrogenase formation protein HypD encodes the protein MNRFRDKQTVTLLLKKIEESAKPDKNYSIMEICGTHTVAISRWGLRGILPKNIRLISGPGCPVCVTSQGEIDLIFDLLDKEDVTVAVYGDLMRVPGTNGENLLYLRGKGKKILIINSVVELMKIADEKPEEDFVFVSIGFETTTPQTAFLIKESAKKGIKNISVLLFNKTMPEILNLLLEDENLAINGFIAPGHVSTVTGDELYYGIIRKNRAAVITGFEPVEILEGVMEIIKQVNTNIFYVGNCYKRVVSGRKNIKAYELINEVFESSDAVWRGIGLIKNSGLKIRAEYEDFDAMLKYNLKPYSHNERVGCKCGEVLKGYIKPMDCTLFGTYCTYENPYGPCMVSSEGTCAAYYLYGGVDG
- a CDS encoding HypC/HybG/HupF family hydrogenase formation chaperone, whose amino-acid sequence is MCLGFPGKIIEMDEAMAIVDIAGTKREVSLAMLPDDVNVGDYVMVHVGFAIAKMDEKEAEETLKVLLEYANELDEQVS